One Chromobacterium paludis genomic window carries:
- a CDS encoding pirin family protein, with product MIERRPYASLGAAQHGWLDAKHHFSFADYRDAERMRWGRLRVWNDDAIAAGTGFDPHPHADMEIITYVREGAISHADSLGNRGRTEAGDVQVMSAGSGIVHSEYNLEPVTTRIFQIWIYPDRHGGEPSWGNKPFPKADRSGAFVALASGMGDEDALPIRADARVLGATLRAGERADYRFGEGRRGYLVLSSGAAQVNGIALQAGDGAAIAGEDVIHVSASEDAELVLVDTRE from the coding sequence ATGATCGAACGCCGTCCCTACGCCAGCCTGGGCGCCGCCCAGCATGGCTGGCTGGATGCCAAGCACCATTTTTCCTTCGCCGATTACCGCGACGCCGAGCGTATGCGCTGGGGGCGGCTGCGGGTGTGGAACGACGACGCCATCGCCGCCGGCACCGGTTTCGATCCGCATCCTCACGCCGATATGGAAATCATCACCTATGTCCGCGAAGGCGCGATCAGCCACGCCGACAGCCTGGGCAACCGCGGCCGCACCGAGGCCGGCGATGTGCAGGTGATGAGCGCCGGCAGCGGCATCGTCCATTCCGAATACAACCTGGAGCCGGTGACGACCCGCATCTTCCAGATCTGGATCTATCCGGACCGCCACGGCGGCGAGCCGTCCTGGGGCAACAAGCCGTTTCCCAAGGCGGATCGCTCCGGCGCTTTCGTCGCGCTGGCCAGCGGCATGGGCGACGAAGATGCCTTGCCCATCCGCGCCGATGCCCGCGTGCTGGGCGCCACGCTGCGGGCGGGCGAGCGCGCGGACTATCGCTTCGGCGAGGGGCGGCGCGGCTACCTGGTGTTGTCCAGCGGCGCGGCGCAGGTGAACGGCATCGCGCTGCAGGCCGGCGACGGCGCGGCCATCGCGGGAGAAGATGTGATTCATGTATCGGCCAGCGAGGATGCGGAGCTGGTTCTGGTCGATACACGAGAGTAA
- a CDS encoding LysR family transcriptional regulator — protein MKRLPDLEAWAIFAKVAECGAFARAADELGLSQATVSKAVSRLEDRMKTVLLHRTSRRLSLTEAGDAALERAARILAEGEAVEADIAEQSGALRGRVRMAAPMSFGLSHLAPLLPDFMARHPEVELDLHFGDEQVDLVADRMDLALRIASPADSSLLARRLCAVRILLVGAPSYFARYGKPAHPAELGDHRALQYSHSQGGRFWRFRHPVEGEFSLEMNAPLRVNNADALVPALRAGLGLALQPEFLAWQDLQDGLLETAMPEWQVDPIALYILTPPGRGRPARVQALIDDLAQRLAGSPWARATG, from the coding sequence ATGAAACGACTGCCCGATCTGGAAGCCTGGGCCATTTTCGCCAAGGTGGCCGAATGCGGCGCCTTCGCCCGCGCCGCCGACGAGCTGGGCCTATCCCAGGCCACGGTGTCCAAGGCGGTATCGCGCCTGGAAGACAGGATGAAGACCGTGCTGCTGCACCGCACCTCGCGCCGGCTGTCGCTGACCGAGGCCGGCGACGCGGCGCTGGAGCGCGCCGCGCGCATCCTGGCGGAAGGCGAGGCGGTGGAGGCGGACATCGCCGAGCAGTCCGGGGCCTTGCGCGGCAGGGTGCGCATGGCGGCTCCCATGTCCTTCGGCCTGTCCCACCTGGCGCCGCTGCTGCCGGATTTCATGGCGCGTCACCCCGAGGTGGAACTGGACCTGCACTTCGGCGACGAGCAAGTGGACCTGGTGGCGGACAGGATGGATCTGGCGCTGCGCATCGCCTCCCCGGCCGACTCCAGCCTGCTGGCGCGCCGTCTGTGCGCGGTGCGCATCCTGCTGGTGGGCGCGCCCTCCTATTTCGCCCGCTACGGCAAGCCTGCCCATCCGGCGGAACTCGGCGATCACCGCGCCTTGCAATACAGCCATTCGCAAGGCGGCCGCTTCTGGCGCTTTCGCCACCCAGTCGAAGGCGAGTTCTCGCTGGAAATGAACGCGCCGCTGCGCGTCAACAACGCCGACGCGCTGGTCCCGGCCTTGCGCGCGGGACTGGGGCTGGCTCTGCAGCCGGAATTCCTGGCTTGGCAGGACTTGCAAGACGGCCTGCTGGAAACGGCGATGCCGGAATGGCAGGTCGATCCCATCGCCCTCTATATCCTGACGCCGCCGGGCCGCGGCCGGCCGGCGCGGGTGCAAGCCTTGATCGACGACTTGGCGCAACGCCTGGCCGGCTCGCCATGGGCCCGCGCGACAGGCTGA